GAACTTTTTCGGCTCACTGGTGGATAGCTCTAGGGTGAGCACATTGCAGCCGATCTTATCCCAGTTGTTTGCTCCACATACTAAGGGAGTCCCACCCATGGAGGATCTTTGGGCTGGACAATCAATTGTTCCCACTACAGTTGTCCAACTTATGGATAGTGGAATAGGCCCCTCCTCAGAGGGTGACTTGGCAGACCGATAATCGCCCTAATCATCGTCGAGGTCCTGATTTAGTGTCCACTACACCTATGATTCTGGGAAGGAAGGCTCTGCTGGAATATTGTCCACCCTCGACCCACCCAAGCACTCCTCCTGACACGAGGACCTCACCTATGCCAAGTTCCTTCTGAAAATGGGTAAGGTGTTAGGGGTCACCATATGGCAGGATGCCGACCCCAGGATGGAAGTCTTTGGGCTTTTGAGGATCCTGGAAATATTTGCAAAACAGGGGCACTTCAGTCTACAAGATCCTGCAGAACCTTCATCTGAAGATGTGGTAAAACCCTCTCACTTGCCTACCGGACACCCAGAAACTCGCCCTCAAGTAAAAGGGTGCAACAGTCTCCAGGATCTGGGGTTGTGCAACTTCCCTACCAATCAGTGGTAGTCAGATAGGCCCTGAAACAAGCCAAGAAGGCCAGGCCTCTAATCTAACTCCCCTCTGGGTAGAGACCCTTGGTTCTTGGCAGCTTTGGAAAGATATTCCAGAGCTCTATGCTTGAATGCTCAGATCACTGCTCACCGACCATACATGGTGCAATATCTGCATGACTGCAGAGCGAAACAAAGGCCTCTCCCTGGAGGAGGAAAATGAACCTAAATGCCAGATCCTTCTGGACATGGAGGCATGTCAGAACCACCTCCTTCACTCTATGTACAAATATTTCAATACTACAGCTTGCTCTTTAGCAGCTGCCATCGCAGGCCATTGCACGCTGTGGCTCCAGCCAGCAGTCTTGGATGGCATTCACGAAAAGCTTGCCAATGAAAGACAATGGTGCAAATTAAGGAGCAACAGGCGGCAATTTAGTCTGTCAGGAGCGACAGAGCAACCATCTGCATCTAGACACTGCTTCTCTTACAAATGACTTTTCTACCGACAACTGCTATTCTTGCTCACTCTACCTTCGCTCATTCTACCTTCACAGCAGATACCAACAAGAATAGTGACAACCGAAGCAACAACTGCAGGTTCAACTAAAACAGGGCCCCAGTTTTTGATGGTTACACAGCCCCCAGGTCCAGCATCCCCAGTCTAAGAAAGGATCCAGCAGTGACTGACCAAATGGAAGACCATCACCAGGGATTGTTGGGTCCTTTGGATTCTGGAATGTGGATACCACTTGAGTTTATCCTGCACCCAGTGCTCATTTTCTCATCCATTTTTCAATCCAGATCATTTTCATGGTTGGAAGTTGAATTGTTACTCCACCAATGGGCATTAGAGCCAGTCCCACCACAGGAGTGTGGCCAGATATTTTGCTCTCTATTTCCTTATGCCCAAGAGGTCCGGAGGTCTgtgacccatcctggatttatgGAAGCTGAATGAGAGCATTCTATGGGGGAAGTTTAAGATGAACACATGCCACACCATTCTATCCTTCATGTAATGGGAGGACGGGGATTTGATGTGCACCCTGGACTTGAACGCTAATGCCCACATCTTAATTTATCAGACATACTAGAAGTACCTCCAATTTTTCTACAATAGAATGGTGCTTTATACCCATCCTATATTCCTACTCGGTGGTTTCTGCTTTCCTTATCAGTCAATCCATTTTACTCAagttcttcccaaggcctcatgcCTATAAAGGAAACAAAAGCTCTTCAAATGTTGGATTGCAAAAAGGCACTGGCCTGTTACTTGAGGAGAATGCAGCCTCATTGTCCAgcctcaaaacattttttattttttgatcccAACAGGATGGGTATAGCAGTTGCCAAGCATACCACTTCCCATTGGCTAGTGAATTGTATAGTATACTGTTATGTGCTGGCTGGTCTTCAGATTATGGACTCTGTCAGGGCTCGTCAAGCTAGAGCCTTGGCTACTTCAATTGCTCATCACAGGATAGTTTCCTTTGAGATTTGAAAGGCTGCAACTTAGTAAGCTGTGCACACCTTCATGTCCTACTGTCTGGACAAGCTCTCTAGAGTTGACAGTAGCTTTGAACAGGCAAGCTTGCATAATCTGTTCTTTGAGTAGCCTGCTCTCCATGGGGGAACTGGGTTGCCTTTTCAGTAGATGTTGCATCTCTGCAGCCCTCAGGTTGGgaccccccctccacacacacacacacggctcatggctaattcagcgcTGCTTGtcgattggggaggggggaagcattTTTACTTACCATAAATATGTACTCTATAGGCAGcaaaatgaattagccatgttttaaatctgcccgccTCCCTGGCGAGTCATCTACCTATCTGAAGTTGAACTGTGAACGAACTGAAGAGGCTCATGAGACAgtgctcacacatgctcagtaaagtcaaAACTTTACCGTGTTAAAGAAAGAGGTTCATTTGGCATCGTCTAATAATGGCACCTCACATGCcatgctaattcatcctgttctCTACTTaggtaagcaaacatgcttttacattcaggtactgttgatATTTTTCTTCCCAAAAGGGCTCACAGTTAAGTTTGTACTTgatgcaatggagggtaaagtgatatgctcaaggtcacaaggagagtcagcaggatttgaaccctggcttcctgggTTCTACATACACCGCTCTAACCACTAGATTGCTACTCCTTTGCACATATACTCTGTGATATGTGCAGCATTGCTGATTAAGTGATTTGAATTCTACCTTCTAGGCACTTATCAAGGACCCCAAAATGTCTGCCATCCTCATGAATCCTCATGTGAAACGGGCCCTCAAAATGAAAAGTGTGACTGATGTGTTAGCAAAAGAGAAGCTGTCCCCTGTCACCATTAACTTTGTCAGTAAGTCTTACagttcagattttcttttctgtAGAAAATTCACCTACAAATATTTATTCCATTTGGGGTTTTGTTATTGTAATCTGTCTATTGTTACTTGTAAACGTAATTTTTCCTTTAGTCCAATCTGTGCTTTATTAACAGAATTTCTCATAGTTGACTAACAAACTGAACATGCTGAGACATTGTCTTACGAGGTTAAAGCAAGACATTCAGATGCAGACTACCTTTTGATATATGTTGATTTCAATCTGTTGAATATTTTGTTGAGAGGGTTGGATGACAAGAGCAAAGAATTTTTCAAAGGAACATGGCTAGTTGGAGAACGAGTCCTGTAATACAGGGTATATAATTCTCTGTTCTGGTGGTGGATTTACTTATTTGGGTAATAACTCCatgtgtgtaaatactttttttttttttttcttttccttttcagatGTGCTTGCTGAGAATGGGCGCCTGAGCCAGACTCCGGATGTGATTGCTGCTTTCAGTAAAATGATGAGTGCTCACCGCGGAGAAGTGCTGTGCACTGTCACAACTGCTGGGGTTAGCTAAGGAATGTTTCATTAAATGGATACCACAAGTTAAAAGCTTGTGATTCTTAGTCTCTAATGGGAAGGGTAGATAGTAAAAGGAAATTGGGGTCCATGCAAGACTGGAGAGGTTTATGGCGCTATCTGCCTACCTCCCTTTGCCTTGCCAGCTTTCACTCTGTGGTGGAGCCTGTGACACAGTGGCCAGGCTACTCACTGAGATGCTACTATGGGCTTCAGCCCAGGCCAACCACCACTACTAAAAAGGAGGTGGGTGGCAAAAACCTAAACTATAATTAATTTAATGTGCCTTGAAAAACAGAGTTAAATGTATGTTGTAACTGATGGGAAAAAACGCCAAACTTGTATTTTTGTCAATAGTGATGACTAAGAAGTATGCATCTTAAACATCTTTCCATTTGCTGAGCCTGTATTGTAACAATTTCTTGATTCACTGCTTTAAATGATAGGCTCTCTAACTTCTAATAAACTGATTTACTCTTCCAAATcagagttttggggggggggaaggttaatAGGTATCTTCTTAACTCCTAAGCCTGTGTATTGTAATTTTTTTGTCTTTCAGCCCTTGGAAGCTTCCATTCTTACGGAATTAAAAACTGCTCTGAGTGGTTTCCTATCCAAAGGAGAAACTCTGAAATTGGAGACCAAGGTATTACATACTAACAATCTCTGTCCATATGACAAGTTTCCAAAACTTGAAGCATTTTCTTAGAATGAGTGCAGAACAGGCATTTGCTTGTTAGGGTAAATGATATCACAACGCATGTATCTTGTAAAAATAAGTTGCAGATACTAATGTTTAAATGTAAGTCTTTTATATGAACACTTGAGTATCCCCTGCCCAGTCCTTTGGCAGCAAACTACAGGCTCCCAGTTTTAGAGagacaatcaggccgatgcaataccatgtgctcaggctagcgcacaggttaacctgtggttggacacacattttggatgtgcatccataATCCCTGATGCAATAAGAGGTTCAGCACATCCACAGCACGTGTCCAAATCagggcgtagctaatagcgctcatcacaggcaaatgccatgttgatgaggctattagctattccccaaggataagcaggatggtagtcctcacgcatGGGTGACAGACGAAgcctgatgcggaaaacttacgacaagttctagaaactttgactaagcATACTGAGCGTCCAacgggggtccctcttcagtctctttttttttccacagagctgtCAGCATTGTGGTTGGATTGAGCTGTAAAACATTTTGGCTTTTTGCCcatggaaaacttttttttttcttttttttttttttgtggtttttcatTGTCTTCTTCGAAATCTGTCACTGGGTCCCTCTTTGTCTCTTCCCGTAGTGTCCACAGTCAGGGTTTTCAGCATTCAGGTAAGTTTCGTTTCATGGTTGTTCTCCCCCTGTGGTGGCAGTGGTGCCTCGGTCCTTGTTCTTCGATGCCCACCGCCATCATTCTGaaatttttcccattttgttttgccCTGTCATAGCCACATCTGGCTTCTGCCGATGCAcccagtgcccgaggaccatgtcaaTCACCGATCTTCATGaagtttgtatcctctgcctggttGCATCACAAACAACCGGGTTGCCGCTTGTGCACTCAGATGTCCCCGAAGGGACttcgactcgacaagatggacAAGCTCTTCGGGTCAAAAAAGTCTCAGCCGGCGGCATCGGAGGATCTCTGAGTCGCACTGATGGACACCACATCACACCATCAATATCGGCGGACTGTCAGTTCTGTTGAGGTCACCATTGGATAGGTGTGCCGGAGACGCCCCTCCAGGCTGAGGCCATTAGGTTAATTGTCCTCAACCTTGGCACTAGGGAAAGATGGGGCCAAACATCGTGGCAAGAACAAGAAACTTCAGCGCTGGTCACTGTCGTTGCATGGCGCCAGGTATGGGGACACATCGGCTTTTGCCGCTATCCCCCCGAAGTGACCATGTGACGAGTGCCAAACCTCCATTAATGCCCGATGTCTGTGACAGTCTCCACCGGTTCTGGTACCAGTCACCGATTTTCCCCCCTCATGggtccgaggaagatctggccacccctccttccttctAGTCTGTGTTTGGTATcagcaacatttgaggaggagccAGAGCGTCAAGTCCAGAGCGGGCACTGCAGGGCTTTGATCCTGTGGTCTTAATGCCGCCCATGCTcataccacttctggagaagctcagtgtACTGATCAGTGccttaccgacccagctggcgtCAGTTCCCGGGATGGCACTGATGTCCAGTGGGGCACCAAGGCCTCCCCCTACCGATACAGTGGTCGTCGCCGGTTCTTCCGACGAGAAAGCTCCACCAAGGCCAGTGGAGACACCGAGGCTGGTAGTCCCCCTACCTGCACCTAGGACCCCATCCCCTGTGGTATACAGTGAGGATGATGGACCCTATGACCTTTGGGAGAATGATCAGACACAATCCTCCGAGGATTCAGATGGTCTCTCATCAgactcttctcctccagaggagcaaaggaggTCCCCttgcctgaggacttgaccttcacagGATTCGTCagggtgatggcagaggccatcctgtTCCAGCTGTTAACTGAAGAAGATGCCatgcacaaaatgcttgaggttcTTTAGTTTGcagagcctcctaaggagatcgtggcagtccGGGCACATAAGATCCTTACAGTGTTGCtgctgaggatgtgggaacaACCCTTCACAGTGCTTCCCGGGAATAGGAAGGCGGATGGAgtttacctcgtccagaaggctgctAGATTtgtgtcagctgccccaccaattgTTGGTAGTCTAATCCGCCCTCAAAAGGGCCAAGCACTCTCGGACCTATTCCTCGGCGCCCTGGGGAAAGGACCATAGAGCAttggacactcttgggaggaaggtgttccaaggcaccatgcttattgcctgcatcgCTGCATGCCAACTCTACATAGCCAATAtactggaagcaggtgcaagaggtggccgagcagctgcctcaacagcagcaagataccCTCATGTTACTGGTGCACAAGGGTTTGGTGTGTGGAAAACACTAGGTCAGTGCAACCTATGCTGCTTTTGAAACAACATCGaaggtctctgcagtgggaatcagcACCTGCAGACTGGCTTGGCTGCGGGTCTCTGATCTCGGGCCAGATGTGGAGGAACAACTTACTGACGTgccatgcactggagagaatctctttagaGATAGAGTGAAGGATACTGTGGCCCAACTCTGGGATTACCATGaaactctccaccagcactctAGACCTGTCCTCTTCATCCAGGAGGCTGTCGAGACAAGGGCCCAGGAAATCTTTGTatcgccagaggaagtactatcctttgCCACCTCCATCCCGTACACATCAGAGCTACCACAGCTGTTCCAACAGAGCTCCCAAGCCCAGccggctcctcagtcaactctggggacagggttttgactgggccatagggagcataagccagttgcctgTACCCAGGATGCTGGACCATCTGGTCGGGGGTAGGTTgcggttctttgtgaaccagtggcccagtatatcCATCGTCCACCAGGGGTACCAATTTAAACTTATTGGGTGTCCCATCAAATTGCCTTCCATGCTCATCTTGGGGGCCGGtggcacatcaggaggtactacaaatggaactctcctccctcttaatggccaggacAGTCGAACCCAtatcaccagggcaaagagggcagagattctactccagataattcctgattccaaagagaactggAGGACTCCTTCCCATCCTATACCTGAGGGCCTTGAATAggtttctaaagaaagaaaaggtcaAGATGAAAgtttctcagatttgtggtgcgaaaacagcacttccagtagcAGGTGTTGCTGTTTTTGTTCACATCCGccccacaagtcttcacaaaatgcctggccgtaGTGGTGGTGTACctccgcagactgggagtgcatgtttttccGTATCTGTAcgattgactggtcaagagcatgtctcagaCAGGGACCATccggtccatgcgcttgaccatccgggtgttggagtcactagggttcgttctcaactacccaaagtcccatctcagttcattacctcagttggacttcattggagccctgctagacatggctgaagccaaggcctttctgctgcGCCAGAGGTCTGTTGCTCTGGCGATCATTGTGACACAAGTGCAATGATcacagcctggcacatgttgaggatTTTGACCGTgacagtccatgtcactcccttggcacaattacacatgtgcagagcccaatggaccctgaggtcacagtggcgccaGGCCAGTCAGAACCTCCAGGAGTGCATCAGTGTCACCCTGTCTttctgggactctttgtcctggtggcgggtactctccaatctggaacagggtttccttttggagtctccctactcaaattgtgctaaccactgatgcatctaccctggagtggagagctcatgtagatgggctcggcACCAAAGGGCTGTGGTCTGCTCATGAATGTTcttgtcagatcaacttcctggagctttgggtgatCAGGTATGTGCTaggggctttcagagatcagctgtccaacaaaattgtcctaatcgagactgacaaccaagttgccatgtggtatgtcaacaagcagggaggcataggaTCATACCACcagtcaggaagcggtccagatttGCTCCTGGCCCTGGCTCACAGGATAGAGCTCAGGGCCATATACCTGGCCGGATCGTAGAACCTGATGGCGGGATAGGCTAAGCTGAGCTTTCaggccccacaagtggtccctggaccaggggtagCAGATTGGATtttccgcctctgggggagcccagccatagatctgtttgcatcaTTCTACAACCAGAAAGTGCCTCTGTTCTGCTGCATGTCCGAAGGCAAACCAGCATCTGACGCCTGTGCCCCTCATTGGAGCAGGGgtctgattcccttagtggtgaagattCTCTTGAAACTTCACGAGAACAGAGAGACTaagatcctcatagccccttattggctgagataggtctggtttccactcctgcgaGAGTTGTCCATTgagaaaccgatcagtctggggacttcccacagatctcatcacacaagatcagggcaggttgcagcatcccaacctccaggccctgtagCTCACAGCCTGAATGTtaagaggttaatcctgcagcctttTGAACTTTCTGGGGATGTCTCTCGGGTCcttgtggcttccagaaagccttccactagaaagtcctatggactgaagtggggaggaagttttctgtgtggtgtgagcagaaggccctagatccattctcctgccccaagCAGGAGATACAGCTTTCAGAGGTTGGCTTAAAAACCAGCTCCGTCAAGGTTCATCTTAGTGcgattggcacataccaccatgtatagatggtatgcccatctctgtacagcttaTAGTTTTGTATGCTTCATGTAGgacttgcttcagttgaagcctcccctaaggcctcccactgtgtcttgggacctcaatgtggtcttAGCTCAGCTGAGGAAATCTActtttgagccgctgcacacCTATGACCTgaaaggtcatgtttttggtagtggtcacttcagcgcgcagggtcagcaagctccaggcctcaGTGATTTATCCACTTTATACTAGgttctttcatgacagggtggtcttgcatatgcaccaTAATTTTCTGCttgaggtggtgactgatttccatcttaaccaatcaatCGTCCTGTcaattttttttcccaggccccattcgcccCAGGGTGcatgagccctgcacagtttgtaCCGCAAGCGAGCCTtaaccttctatctggagcggacagaagcccatagacagtccacccaactttttatttcttttgataggaatagcttgggagttgctgttgccaaacagacactttccaattggttagcagactgcatcgccttctgttatgcccaggcaggactgcatctttggggtcatgtcaaggctcattctgtcagaaccatggcagcattggtggcccacttACCAGCAGTTCCTGAGGAGGaggatctgcaaagctgcgatgtggagttctctccacacattcacatctccttgctgtctggatagggatggccaccgcgacagtaggttcggccagtctatCTTCAGGAACCTGTTTGatgtgtagaacccaactctcccaacctagggccctTTGTTTGGATTAAAGCAGTctcccccctctgttaccaacagcactgttgttgtgcctgttgtcaCCTGGTTACATATcttttggtccccttttgtgtcgGGGAGTggcttgtagctagggattcacccatgtgtaaggactaccatcctgcttgtccttagagaaagcagagttgcttacctgtaacaggtgttctc
This sequence is a window from Rhinatrema bivittatum chromosome 5, aRhiBiv1.1, whole genome shotgun sequence. Protein-coding genes within it:
- the ATP5PO gene encoding ATP synthase subunit O, mitochondrial is translated as MAALAGLGQKVRYFSTSVIRPASQLVKPPIQIYGLEGRYATALYSAASKQKKLDQVENELRRVLALIKDPKMSAILMNPHVKRALKMKSVTDVLAKEKLSPVTINFVNVLAENGRLSQTPDVIAAFSKMMSAHRGEVLCTVTTAGPLEASILTELKTALSGFLSKGETLKLETKTDSSILGGMIVSIGDKYIDMSTKAKIQKLTKIMRETV